A genome region from Bradyrhizobium commune includes the following:
- a CDS encoding response regulator transcription factor — MKRIVIADDHEVVRSGLRAIVETRPDWIVSGEATNGEQAVAVAGETRPDVVIADYSMPLMNGLEVSRRLKSMHLRTEVLILTMHENEELLTEAILAGVRGFLFKSDASKHLILAIEALLDGRPYFTGVLLEKLLHEYQAGKDNTSNMLLTAREQGVVQLIAEGHTNKSIGVILKLSVKTVETHRASAMRKLRMSSTAELVRYAIRRKLVSP, encoded by the coding sequence GTGAAACGCATCGTGATTGCGGACGATCATGAAGTCGTACGTTCCGGGCTGCGAGCGATCGTTGAGACCCGCCCGGACTGGATCGTCAGCGGAGAGGCGACCAACGGCGAGCAGGCTGTGGCCGTAGCAGGCGAGACGCGTCCAGACGTCGTGATCGCCGACTATTCGATGCCGCTGATGAACGGACTCGAGGTCAGCCGCCGGCTCAAGTCGATGCACCTGCGCACCGAAGTGTTGATCCTGACGATGCACGAGAATGAGGAATTGCTGACCGAAGCCATTCTGGCTGGCGTTCGCGGCTTCCTTTTCAAGTCGGACGCAAGCAAGCACTTGATTTTGGCGATCGAGGCCTTGCTCGACGGTAGGCCTTACTTCACTGGCGTCCTGTTGGAGAAGCTGCTCCACGAATACCAGGCGGGCAAGGACAATACGTCCAACATGCTGCTCACCGCACGCGAGCAGGGCGTCGTCCAGCTCATCGCAGAGGGACACACCAACAAGTCGATCGGCGTCATCTTGAAGCTCAGCGTAAAGACCGTCGAGACCCATCGCGCGTCAGCGATGCGCAAGCTCAGAATGTCATCGACGGCTGAGCTGGTCCGCTACGCCATCCGCAGGAAGCTGGTCAGTCCTTGA
- a CDS encoding ornithine cyclodeaminase family protein → MPPIYIAYLNRLDIEELKITDDEILTAIETSLAAQGRGNTVIEPRVHLEPGVANGHFNVLRGAIKAPIDSAGVKIVGDFVDNYKLGLHSELGVLALFDPRTGAPKAIMDASGITDMRTGAVTAIGAKYLARKSSRILGHIGARGTAYWNVRLLNHLFDFDEIRVHSRRKESRDDFAERLGRDIGKTVVATEDWQSCVEGADIVVEASRLDKPTPLLKTEWIKKGAFVVPYGTMSAIELSLTDIMSKLVVDDWGQCKGGKFGSLRAHVEAGKLSETTLHGELGQIVAGLKPGRESDAETNLLWHRGLSLSDIALGHAMLEKAERIGVGQRLRFA, encoded by the coding sequence ATGCCACCGATCTATATCGCCTATCTCAATCGCCTCGACATCGAAGAGCTCAAGATCACCGACGACGAGATCCTCACCGCGATCGAGACGAGCTTGGCGGCACAGGGACGGGGCAATACCGTGATCGAGCCGCGTGTCCATCTCGAACCCGGTGTTGCCAATGGTCATTTCAACGTGCTTCGCGGGGCCATCAAGGCGCCGATCGACAGCGCCGGCGTGAAAATCGTCGGCGACTTCGTCGACAATTACAAGCTCGGGCTCCATTCGGAGCTTGGTGTCCTTGCCCTGTTCGATCCACGCACCGGTGCCCCCAAGGCGATCATGGATGCCAGTGGCATCACCGACATGCGGACCGGCGCGGTGACGGCGATCGGCGCGAAATATCTCGCGCGGAAGAGCTCCAGAATTCTCGGTCATATCGGCGCCCGCGGCACGGCCTATTGGAACGTGCGGCTGCTCAATCATCTTTTCGACTTCGACGAGATCCGGGTTCACTCTCGCCGCAAGGAGAGCCGTGACGACTTTGCCGAGCGACTAGGCCGCGATATCGGAAAGACCGTCGTCGCAACAGAGGATTGGCAGAGCTGCGTCGAGGGAGCGGACATCGTCGTCGAGGCCTCGCGGCTCGACAAGCCGACGCCGCTATTGAAGACGGAATGGATCAAGAAAGGGGCATTTGTCGTTCCGTATGGCACGATGAGCGCAATCGAACTCTCGCTGACGGACATCATGTCGAAGCTGGTGGTTGACGATTGGGGCCAGTGCAAGGGCGGCAAGTTCGGCAGCCTCCGCGCCCATGTTGAAGCTGGCAAGCTTTCGGAGACGACGCTCCATGGCGAGCTCGGCCAGATTGTCGCGGGCTTGAAGCCCGGCCGCGAGAGCGATGCCGAGACGAACTTGCTCTGGCATCGCGGCTTGTCGCTGTCGGATATCGCGCTCGGTCATGCAATGCTGGAGAAAGCTGAGCGTATCGGCGTGGGGCAGCGGCTGCGCTTCGCCTGA
- a CDS encoding phosphate/phosphite/phosphonate ABC transporter substrate-binding protein has protein sequence MRYAANARMYSVNPQAAAAWKELFGWIARESGVDLEVVDHNFPLPLAELWARKDLACTFMCGYPFMLTGQRQRPVAAPIPANAPRKGQPVYATRLVVRAGSDFRSLEDTFGGRLGYTVPDSHSGYNALRHHLLPYYRDRKARLYGDSVGPLTTPRRVIDALLADTIDVGPLDGYALDLMLRHDENLRSQIRIIASTDPAPAPLLVAAADCPDEAVAKLQSALARVASAPECASLRDRLCLDGFAQVGASAYELMLQWEEEARSAGYAEPG, from the coding sequence ATGCGATATGCCGCGAATGCGCGAATGTACTCGGTCAATCCGCAGGCGGCCGCAGCCTGGAAGGAGCTGTTCGGCTGGATCGCGCGCGAAAGCGGAGTCGATCTCGAAGTCGTCGATCACAATTTCCCGCTGCCCTTGGCGGAGCTGTGGGCCCGCAAGGATCTCGCCTGCACGTTCATGTGCGGATATCCATTCATGCTCACAGGGCAGCGTCAACGGCCTGTTGCCGCGCCGATCCCGGCAAATGCGCCGCGGAAGGGGCAGCCCGTCTATGCGACGCGGCTGGTCGTCCGTGCGGGATCTGATTTCCGGAGTCTCGAAGATACTTTCGGCGGCCGGCTCGGCTATACCGTTCCGGACTCGCATTCCGGTTACAACGCGTTGCGTCACCATCTGCTGCCGTACTACCGGGATCGGAAAGCGAGGTTATACGGCGACAGCGTCGGACCGCTGACCACGCCGCGGCGCGTGATCGATGCGCTGCTCGCCGACACGATCGATGTCGGTCCGTTGGATGGCTATGCGCTGGACCTGATGCTGCGTCACGACGAAAATCTCCGATCGCAGATCAGGATCATCGCGAGCACGGATCCCGCACCCGCTCCGCTTCTGGTGGCGGCGGCCGATTGTCCGGATGAAGCCGTCGCAAAATTGCAAAGTGCCCTTGCGCGGGTGGCCTCCGCTCCTGAATGCGCATCCCTCAGGGACCGGCTTTGCCTCGATGGTTTCGCGCAGGTCGGAGCCAGCGCGTACGAGTTGATGCTTCAGTGGGAGGAGGAGGCTCGTTCGGCCGGATATGCCGAGCCGGGTTGA
- a CDS encoding ABC transporter permease has translation MLYYIVRRLLMLPPVMLIVAFIVFGLLYVTPGDPAAMIAGDQATPEEVERIRVSMGLDQPFYIRFGVWIWQLMNGDLGTSIFANQPVVQMIGQRIGPTFSLLTLSLVISVAIAIPVGVVAAWRRGHAIDRVITSLTVLAFSLPVFVVGYLLAFSFSTSLGWLPAQGYAPLSDGFAPYISHLILPSLTLGLSYAAILARTTRASMLDVLTQDYVRTALAKGAGPRVILYKHALRNASVPIVTVISIGVATLMGGSVITESVFSIPGIGRLTLDAILHRDYPVIQGVVLLFSASYVAINLVTDLAYTVLDPRIRY, from the coding sequence ATGCTCTACTACATAGTCCGCCGCCTGCTGATGTTGCCCCCGGTCATGTTAATCGTGGCCTTCATCGTCTTCGGCCTGCTCTATGTCACTCCGGGAGATCCTGCTGCGATGATCGCGGGGGATCAGGCGACTCCGGAGGAAGTCGAGCGGATCCGCGTATCGATGGGGCTCGACCAGCCGTTCTATATCCGGTTCGGCGTCTGGATATGGCAGCTCATGAACGGAGATCTCGGCACGTCGATCTTTGCCAATCAACCGGTCGTGCAGATGATCGGTCAACGCATAGGACCGACATTCTCACTGCTGACATTGAGCCTCGTCATTTCGGTGGCAATCGCCATTCCGGTGGGGGTGGTGGCAGCCTGGCGCAGGGGACACGCCATCGACCGGGTGATCACGTCGCTCACAGTGCTCGCCTTTTCCCTGCCGGTCTTCGTGGTCGGATATCTTCTTGCATTCTCGTTCTCGACGTCGCTCGGCTGGCTGCCCGCGCAAGGCTATGCTCCTCTTTCCGACGGCTTTGCCCCCTACATTTCGCATCTGATCCTTCCTTCGCTGACCCTTGGCCTGTCGTATGCCGCGATCCTGGCGAGGACCACGCGAGCGTCGATGCTTGACGTGTTGACGCAGGACTACGTGAGAACCGCCCTTGCGAAAGGGGCTGGGCCGCGCGTCATCCTGTACAAGCACGCGCTGCGAAATGCGTCCGTGCCGATCGTGACGGTCATCAGCATCGGGGTCGCAACGCTGATGGGCGGGTCCGTCATCACGGAGAGCGTGTTTTCGATTCCCGGCATCGGACGTCTCACGCTCGATGCCATCCTGCATCGCGACTACCCGGTCATCCAGGGTGTCGTCCTGCTCTTCAGCGCCAGTTACGTTGCGATCAACCTTGTCACCGATCTGGCATACACGGTTTTGGATCCGAGGATCCGATATTGA
- a CDS encoding ABC transporter permease: MQAVERPAYRNASDSKLWRVLKRHPQIAVGVLILLVVTLIAIFAPLLGTVDPRAISVTKRLRPPSAEFWFGTDALGRDLYSRVVYGARISVAVSVSCAFLSCVGGTLVGMVSASGKWADSVVMRVMDGFMSIPAMLLAIALMAATRGSVGTVIVAITVVEIPRVARVIRGVMLALREMPFVEAAVAAGSTTPKIIIRHLLPAVVSPLTVQATFVASAAIIIEASLSFIGAGTPPTIPSWGNIMADGKALWQVKPHLVFIPAVFLGVTILGVNLLGDGLRDALDPRMAERS; the protein is encoded by the coding sequence CTGCAGGCAGTCGAGCGACCGGCCTATCGGAACGCTTCTGACTCGAAGCTGTGGCGCGTCCTGAAGCGTCATCCCCAAATCGCCGTGGGCGTTCTGATCTTGCTCGTGGTCACGTTGATCGCCATTTTTGCGCCGCTCCTGGGGACGGTGGATCCGCGCGCCATCTCGGTGACCAAGAGGCTCCGGCCTCCATCGGCCGAATTCTGGTTTGGTACCGACGCTCTTGGGCGGGATCTCTATTCGCGCGTCGTCTATGGCGCGAGGATCTCTGTCGCCGTCAGCGTTTCATGTGCGTTCTTGTCGTGCGTCGGCGGTACGCTTGTCGGAATGGTCTCGGCGTCCGGGAAGTGGGCTGACTCCGTCGTGATGCGTGTCATGGATGGCTTCATGTCGATTCCCGCCATGCTTCTTGCCATCGCCCTCATGGCCGCCACGCGAGGTTCGGTGGGCACCGTCATTGTCGCGATTACGGTCGTGGAGATCCCGCGGGTCGCGCGGGTGATACGTGGCGTCATGCTCGCGCTCCGCGAGATGCCCTTCGTCGAAGCGGCCGTCGCAGCCGGTTCGACCACTCCCAAAATCATCATCCGGCATCTGCTTCCGGCAGTCGTGTCGCCGTTGACGGTTCAGGCGACGTTCGTTGCTTCGGCGGCGATTATCATCGAGGCGAGTCTTTCGTTCATAGGAGCCGGTACGCCGCCGACCATTCCATCGTGGGGCAACATCATGGCCGATGGAAAGGCGCTCTGGCAGGTCAAGCCGCACCTTGTGTTCATTCCGGCCGTGTTTCTGGGTGTGACAATATTGGGTGTGAACCTCTTGGGCGACGGACTAAGGGACGCGCTCGATCCGAGAATGGCAGAGCGGTCGTGA
- a CDS encoding ABC transporter ATP-binding protein has translation MSVILEVHDLDVSFTAPAGSVRVVRGVSFSVGTAETVAIVGESGSGKSVTALSLMRLHDPDKTRISGSVKFKGTELLEVPEIRMRSVRGNAIGMIFQEPMSSLNPLMQIGDQIAEAILLHRDKSRTEARRRALGLLIQVGIADPERRMREYPHQLSGGMRQRVMIAMALACDPEVLIADEPTTALDVTVQAQILDLMRELKTRTGSSIVIITHDLGVVAELADRVVIMYAGTKVEEGTTEEIFSRPAHPYTIGLLGAIPSLTRNRNDGPLTEIPGQVPPANQARVGCSFAARCSFSSSICFEIEPKLEQVSSSHVAACHHKSEALLA, from the coding sequence GTGAGCGTCATCCTGGAAGTTCACGACCTCGACGTCTCCTTCACCGCTCCTGCCGGAAGCGTTCGCGTCGTCCGCGGTGTGTCATTCTCCGTGGGAACAGCGGAAACAGTGGCAATCGTCGGGGAGTCCGGCTCGGGGAAGAGCGTAACGGCTCTATCGCTCATGCGGTTGCATGATCCGGATAAGACCAGGATCTCCGGAAGCGTGAAGTTCAAGGGGACCGAGCTTCTTGAGGTGCCCGAAATCCGGATGCGGTCGGTGCGTGGCAACGCAATTGGCATGATCTTTCAGGAGCCGATGAGCTCGCTCAACCCGCTGATGCAGATCGGCGACCAGATCGCCGAGGCGATTCTGTTGCATCGGGACAAATCCCGCACCGAGGCCAGACGCCGCGCTCTAGGGCTGTTGATTCAGGTCGGCATTGCCGACCCGGAACGCCGTATGCGGGAATATCCGCATCAGCTGTCTGGGGGAATGCGTCAACGCGTCATGATTGCCATGGCGCTGGCATGCGATCCCGAGGTCTTGATTGCGGATGAGCCGACGACCGCGCTCGATGTCACGGTACAGGCCCAGATCCTCGATCTGATGCGCGAGCTCAAGACACGGACCGGCTCGTCGATTGTCATCATCACGCACGATCTGGGTGTCGTGGCCGAATTGGCTGATCGGGTCGTGATCATGTACGCAGGGACAAAGGTCGAGGAGGGGACGACAGAGGAGATATTCTCGCGACCGGCGCACCCCTACACGATAGGGCTCCTGGGAGCCATTCCGAGCCTGACGCGAAACAGGAACGACGGACCACTCACGGAGATACCCGGCCAAGTGCCTCCGGCCAATCAGGCCAGAGTCGGTTGTTCCTTTGCGGCAAGATGCAGCTTTTCCTCGTCGATTTGCTTCGAGATCGAGCCCAAGCTGGAGCAGGTATCTTCGAGCCACGTAGCGGCATGCCATCACAAAAGCGAGGCGCTACTCGCATGA
- a CDS encoding ABC transporter ATP-binding protein has product MSQSTLLEVISLKKHFPRPRIGFGPREVVRAVDDVSFTVGRGETLSIVGESGCGKSTLGRTVLGLTPPSAGAVWFDGWRIDGLAKPQLRKIRRHFQVVFQDPMASLSPRMRVRDILAEPLINFGLVKGRKAVDERVGELLDMVGLPRDSAMRFAHEFSGGQRQRICIARALAPEPSLVVCDEAVSALDVSVKAQIVNLLVNLQDRLNLSLLFISHDLAIVGHLTHRIAVMYLGVMVEVGDRDLVLDRPLHPYTRALISSVPKTKGETSKRIVLAGDVPSPVNPPAGCRFHTRCPKAFDRCKVEEPRLRSVGNQRRMVACHLDISE; this is encoded by the coding sequence ATGAGCCAGTCTACGCTTCTCGAGGTCATTTCGCTCAAGAAGCATTTTCCGCGACCGCGTATCGGATTCGGACCTCGAGAGGTCGTGCGCGCGGTGGATGACGTCTCCTTTACTGTAGGGCGAGGCGAAACGCTTTCCATCGTGGGCGAAAGCGGCTGCGGCAAGTCGACCTTGGGCCGAACAGTCCTCGGCCTGACCCCGCCCAGTGCCGGAGCGGTGTGGTTTGACGGCTGGCGAATCGACGGCTTGGCGAAGCCGCAACTGAGGAAGATCAGGCGGCATTTCCAGGTCGTGTTTCAAGACCCGATGGCCAGCCTCAGTCCGCGCATGCGCGTGCGCGACATTCTGGCGGAGCCGCTCATCAATTTCGGCCTGGTGAAGGGCCGCAAAGCGGTTGACGAGCGTGTCGGAGAGCTGCTCGACATGGTGGGTTTACCGCGCGACTCCGCGATGCGGTTCGCGCACGAATTCTCCGGCGGGCAACGCCAACGGATATGCATTGCTCGAGCGCTGGCGCCCGAACCGAGCCTCGTGGTTTGCGACGAAGCGGTATCAGCTCTCGATGTCTCGGTTAAGGCGCAGATCGTCAATCTGCTGGTCAACCTGCAGGACCGGCTGAACTTGTCGCTGCTTTTCATCAGTCACGATCTCGCTATCGTTGGACATCTCACCCACCGCATCGCGGTGATGTATTTGGGTGTCATGGTTGAGGTCGGCGATCGCGACCTCGTTCTTGATCGTCCGCTGCACCCCTACACGCGGGCGCTGATCTCGTCGGTGCCCAAGACCAAGGGCGAAACGTCCAAGCGGATTGTTTTGGCAGGAGACGTACCAAGCCCCGTCAATCCGCCGGCGGGTTGCCGTTTTCATACCAGATGCCCAAAGGCCTTTGACCGTTGCAAGGTCGAGGAGCCCCGATTGCGGTCGGTCGGAAACCAGCGGAGGATGGTGGCCTGTCATTTGGACATCTCGGAGTAG